A segment of the Pseudomonas versuta genome:
GCTGGCTGCAAGCATGACCATGAATCCTCAACTGATGGCGCCTATCGCCAAAGGCGACGTGATCGGCAAGGTTGAAGTCAAACTGGACGACAAGGTTGTGCACAGCGCTGACCTGATTGCACTTGAGCCGGTCGAGGAAGGTGGTATTTTCCGACGCGTTTGGGACAGCATCCGTCTATTCTTCTACGGCTTGTTCAACTGATTGCACTCACCTGTGTGACCCCGCGCTCACCCTGCGCGGGGCACGTATGTAGTTCTGGGCTTACGAGGCCGATACGCCATGACCGATACCGAAGTAAAGGCGCCAAAGATCGAATTTCCGAACGTTGATTATCCGGTTAAGGTGATCAGCGACACGGGTGTGGGCAATAAAGACAAGATCATCGACATCGTGAAAAAGCACGCGACGGTAAACGATGATCGTGTTGACGAGCGCCAGAGCACCAATGGCAAGTACACCACGATCCAGTTGCACATCGTTGCCACTGACCAGGACCAGCTGTACAACATCAACAGCGAACTGCGAGCCACCGGCTTCGTGCACATGGTGCTTTGATGTCTCAGGTGCTGGGTATTCGCGAGCTGGGTGAGGCTGACTATGAGTCCACCTGGCTGGCGATGAAGCACTTTACCGACGGTCGCGACAAGCACACGCAAGACGAAGTCTGGCTGGTGCAGCATCCGCCGGTATTTACCCAGGGGCAGGCCGGCAAGGCCGAACATTTGCTGTTGCCGGGTGATATCCCGGTGGTCAAGTCGGATCGCGGCGGCCAGGTCACCTACCACGGTCCCGGCCAGCTGGTTGCTTACCTGATGCTCGACGTGCGTCGCCTAGGTTTTGGTGTGCGTGAGCTGGTTACCCGGATGGAGCAGTGTCTTATCGACCTGCTCGCCAGCTACGGCGTAACCGCTGTCGCCCGGCCTGACGCACCCGGGGTATATGTTGAGGGGGCGAAAATCGCCTCTCTGGGCCTGCGGATTCGCAATGGCTGCTCTTTCCACGGTCTGGCACTAAATGTGGACAT
Coding sequences within it:
- a CDS encoding DUF493 domain-containing protein yields the protein MTDTEVKAPKIEFPNVDYPVKVISDTGVGNKDKIIDIVKKHATVNDDRVDERQSTNGKYTTIQLHIVATDQDQLYNINSELRATGFVHMVL
- the lipB gene encoding lipoyl(octanoyl) transferase LipB gives rise to the protein MSQVLGIRELGEADYESTWLAMKHFTDGRDKHTQDEVWLVQHPPVFTQGQAGKAEHLLLPGDIPVVKSDRGGQVTYHGPGQLVAYLMLDVRRLGFGVRELVTRMEQCLIDLLASYGVTAVARPDAPGVYVEGAKIASLGLRIRNGCSFHGLALNVDMDLEPFRRINPCGYAGLAMTQLRDHAGPIEFAEVGARLRSQLVKHLDYAEQTTLTGGID